From Coffea arabica cultivar ET-39 chromosome 2e, Coffea Arabica ET-39 HiFi, whole genome shotgun sequence, the proteins below share one genomic window:
- the LOC140036125 gene encoding uncharacterized protein: protein MGTVAKLLKEQSVIVAHTENTFDRIGIRRLLSNKFELDKALDTSLQTIPSMVPCRPSRYGKPLIPRDRSAKLSKQYLRVALDVLVPSSGLGPLGAVDQIDKIINEAFKKLDADDRKLVKEDEFKKLLTEILGSTMLQLEGNPISVSTKRTTNSAVHVPLASSSTLLEAPSS, encoded by the exons ATGG GGACTGTTGCAAAACTTCTGAAAGAGCAGTCCGTAATTGTTGCACATACTGAGAATACATTTGATAGGATCGGAATAAGAAGATTGCTATCCAACAAATTTGAGCTGGATAAG GCTCTGGATACTTCTTTACAAACTATTCCAAGCATGGTTCCCTGTCGCCCATC CCGATATGGCAAGCCCTTGATTCCAAGAGATCGCAGTGCAAAATTGTCAAAACAATATCTGCGTGTTGCTCTGGATGTTCTGGTCCCATCATCTGGCTTAGGCCCACTGGGTGCTGTTGATCAG ATCGACAAAATCATAAATGAAGCTTTCAAGAAGTTAGATGCGGATGACAGGAAGTTGGTTAAAGAAGATGAGTTTAAGAAGCTTCTGACTGAAATACTTGGGAGTACCATGCTGCAACTGGAAGGCAATCCAATATCTGTTTCCACCAAAAGGACCACAAACTCTGCCGTGCATGTGCCGCTTGCGTCCTCCTCCACGCTTTTGGAAGCTCCTTCTTCATAA
- the LOC113728640 gene encoding COBRA-like protein 1, with the protein MELLLYRLCCSNLFYVLLVIIICRLSDCYDPLDPNGNITVSFDILQYTSDGYVARVTIQNFYLYRHVDKPGWRIGWTWSQNEVIWSMSGAFATHQGNCSSFKFQTPHSCKKFPDILDWMPDALPQNRSDACCKGGILDAWAIDPSKSFSSFEMTVGNLGGNSTGYRPLNLTLLAPGPGYTCSPIIDTDPAVSSVIGGRREEQVYRTWKSTCTFSSYLANKTPVCCVSLSTFYNAAITACPNCSCGCREADQSRTLCTSQGMSPSDLVSDTDILQCTDHMCPLRVHWHIKNNFLDHWRVKLTISNYNLGRNYSNWNVLVQHPGFSQNSTSYSFNSIVLPTIGVPDEVALFWGIEYYNDELLQADKVQVGSVTTEILLRKDMDSFTLRNGWAFPRRIYFNGENCEMPLPDTFPMLPNGGSRIDPPHWSLLPIMVYLTYKISGFRF; encoded by the exons ATGGAGTTGCTACTTTATCGATTGTGTTGTTCAAACCTGTTTTATGTATTACTAGTGATCATAATCTGCAGATTATCAG ATTGTTACGACCCTCTGGATCCAAATGGAAACATTACAGTCTCCTTTGACATATTGCAGTATACATCTGATGGCTATGTG GCAAGAGTAACCATCCAAAATTTCTATTTGTACCGGCATGTGGACAAGCCTGGGTGGAGAATTGGGTGGACTTGGTCTCAAAATGAAGTTATTTGGTCAATGTCTGGTGCTTTTGCTACACATCAAGGGAACTGTTCGTCTTTCAAGTTTCAGACACCGCATTCCTGCAAGAAATTTCCTGATATACTCGATTGGATGCCAGATGCACTGCCACAGAACAGGTCAGATGCTTGTTGCAAAGGTGGCATACTTGATGCCTGGGCTATCGATCCTTCAAAGTCATTCTCATCCTTTGAGATGACAGTTGGCAATTTAGGAGGAAATTCCACTGGTTACAGGCCTCTTAACCTTACCCTACTTGCTCCAGGACCAGGTTACACATGCAGTCCAATCATCGATACTGATCCTGCAGTTTCTTCAGTCATCGGTGGTAGAAGAGAGGAGCAAGTTTACA GGACATGGAAATCAACATGCACATTCTCGAGTTATTTGGCTAACAAGACGCCAGTCTGTTGTGTTTCACTCTCAACATTTTACAATGCTGCCATTACTGCATGTCCGAACTGCAGCTGCGGATGCAGGGAAGCTGATCAGAGTAGAACACTGTGCACAAG TCAAGGCATGTCTCCCTCAGATTTGGTGAGCGATACCGATATACTCCAATGCACTGACCATATGTGTCCTCTTCGGGTTCACTGGCATATTAAGAACAACTTCCTGGATCACTGGAGGGTCAAACTGACAATCTCCAATTACAATCTGGGGAGAAATTACTCAAACTGGAATGTGTTGGTTCAGCATCCAGGTTTTAGCCAAAACAGCACCAGTTACAGCTTCAATAGCATAGTTCTTCCTACTATTGGTGTTCCAG ATGAGGTTGCTCTCTTCTGGGGTATTGAATACTACAATGACGAACTGCTACAAGCAGATAAAGTGCAAGTGGGTTCAGTTACTACAGAGATTCTTTTGCGCAAGGATATGGATTCATTTACTCTTCGAAATGGATGGGCTTTTCCTAGAAGAATCTATTTCAATGGTGAGAACTGTGAGATGCCTCTTCCTGACACTTTCCCAATGCTGCCAAATGGGGGCTCCAGGATAGATCCTCCTCATTGGAGTCTGCTCCCAATTATGGTATATTTAACTTACAAAATATCTGGTTTTCGGTTTTGA
- the LOC140036730 gene encoding uncharacterized protein, giving the protein MAADAGNVYVNMEEESHAAGNRIQPMSIAPAPAQWTADEKKQSSFSISERLGLDEFLSLNVWRASVGELLGSAVLVFMIDTIVISTIETDVKMPNLILSILVAIIIAILLLAVHPVSGGHINPIISFSAALVGLISMSRAIIYIIAQCAGGVLGALALKAVVSSNIERTFSLGGCTLTVIAPGPQGPVIIGLETAQAFWLEVFCSFVFLFASVWMAYDHRQRNSIGLIPVFSIIGIVLGLLVFVSTTVTATKGYAGAGMNPARCFGAAVVRGGHLWEEHWIFWAGPAVACFAFYVYTLIIPNNHFHAEGFKHDFFGILRTISRLER; this is encoded by the exons ATGGCTGCAGATGCTGGAAATGTATACGTTAACATGGAAGAAGAAAGCCATGCTGCCGGAAATAGAATACAACCTATGTCTATTGCTCCCGC ACCAGCACAGTGGACTGCtgatgaaaagaaacaatcatctTTCAGCATAAGCGAAAGGCTAGGCTTGGACGAGTTTCTCTCCTTAAAT GTCTGGAGAGCATCTGTAGGGGAACTTCTTGGCTCAGCCGTTTTGGTCTTCATGATTGACACCATAGTCATATCAACCATCGAGACAGATGTGAAAATGCCAAACCTGATTTTGTCAATTCTCGTGGCCATTATCATCGCGATTCTTCTACTAGCCGTGCATCCAGTTTCTGGAGGCCACATAAACCCCATCATCTCATTCTCCGCGGCATTAGTCGGGCTTATCTCAATGTCGCGCGCCATAATCTACATCATCGCTCAATGTGCGGGCGGCGTGCTAGGGGCACTAGCACTTAAAGCGGTGGTTAGCAGTAACATCGAAAGAACCTTCTCACTGGGAGGTTGCACCCTCACCGTAATAGCGCCGGGTCCCCAAGGGCCAGTGATAATAGGCCTGGAGACTGCCCAGGCGTTTTGGCTCGAGGTCTTTTGTAGCTTCGTGTTCTTGTTCGCTTCAGTCTGGATGGCATACGACCATCGTCAGAGAAACTCCATTGGCCTGATTCCTGTTTTCTCAATCATCGGAATCGTGCTGGGTCTTCTGGTGTTTGTATCGACGACAGTCACTGCTACTAAGGGTTATGCGGGCGCGGGGATGAACCCTGCTAGGTGTTTCGGCGCAGCAGTTGTTAGAGGAGGCCACCTGTGGGAGGAGCACTGGATATTCTGGGCAGGGCCTGCTGTAGCTTGTTTTGCATTCTACGTTTACACGCTGATCATTCCTAATAATCATTTTCATGCAGAAGGGTTCAAGCATGATTTCTTTGGCATCCTAAGGACTATTAGCAGGCTGGAACGTTAA
- the LOC140037204 gene encoding type III polyketide synthase B-like, translating into MGIEDAVHGSKTVVTPGKATILALGKAFPPQLVMQEFLVDGYFRNTNCDDPDLKQKLTRLCKTTTVKTRYVVMSEEILNQYPELVVEGLPTVKQRLDICNPAVTEMAIEAAQSCIKNWGRPISDITHLVYVSSSEVRLPGGDLYLAKGLGLRPETQRVMLNFSGCSGGVAGIRVAKDIAENNPGSRVLLATSETTIIGFRPPSAERPYDLVGVALFGDGAGAMIVGSSPEPSIERPLFELHTSMQHFLPDTEKIIDGRLTEEGISFKLGRELPQIIEDNIEGFCARLMEVAGYSEKDYNKMFWAVHPGGPAILNRMEKKLDLLPEKLNASRRALADFGNASSNTIVYVLEYMLEENKIARKEDQKGNEEWGLILAFGPGITFEGILTRTLAV; encoded by the exons ATGGGGATCGAAGATGCCGTGCATGGGTCAAAGACAGTAGTAACTCCTGGAAAAGCTACTATTCTTGCTCTGGGCAAGGCCTTTCCCCCCCAGCTTGTCATGCAAGAGTTCCTAGTGGATGGATATTTCAGAAACACCAACTGCGATGACCCGGACCTCAAGCAGAAGCTGACTCGACTCT GCAAAACGACCACGGTGAAAACAAGATATGTGGTAATGTCGGAAGAGATCCTAAATCAGTACCCTGAGCTCGTGGTTGAAGGCCTTCCTACCGTGAAGCAACGGCTGGACATCTGCAATCCAGCGGTAACAGAGATGGCCATCGAAGCTGCGCAATCATGCATCAAGAATTGGGGAAGGCCTATTTCGGATATCACGCACTTAGTATACGTTTCTTCAAGTGAAGTTAGACTGCCTGGCGGTGATCTATACCTAGCAAAAGGACTCGGGCTTCGACCTGAAACTCAGAGAGTTATGCTCAACTTTTCTGGCTGTTCTGGAGGGGTGGCTGGCATTCGGGTAGCCAAGGACATTGCTGAGAACAATCCAGGGAGCAGAGTATTGCTGGCTACTTCTGAGACTACCATTATTGGATTCAGACCACCTAGTGCTGAAAGACCCTACGATTTAGTCGGCGTTGCACTCTTTGGCGATGGTGCTGGAGCTATGATAGTCGGCTCAAGTCCTGAACCATCCATAGAGAGGCCTCTGTTCGAGTTGCATACCTCAATGCAGCATTTCTTGCCTGACACGGAGAAAATCATTGACGGAAGGCTTACAGAAGAGGGTATCAGCTTCAAGTTAGGCAGGGAACTTCCTCAAATAATTGAGGACAATATCGAAGGATTTTGCGCTAGATTGATGGAGGTTGCTGGATACTCTGAGAAGGACTATAACAAGATGTTTTGGGCTGTCCATCCTGGTGGCCCTGCTATTCTGAACAGAATGGAGAAGAAGCTGGATTTGCTGCCGGAGAAATTGAATGCCAGTAGAAGGGCTTTAGCAGATTTTGGAAATGCTAGCAGTAATACAATTGTTTATGTGCTGGAATACATGTTAGAAGAGAATAAAATTGCAAGAAAGGAGGATCAGAAAGGAAACGAGGAGTGGGGACTAATATTGGCATTTGGCCCTGGAATTACTTTCGAAGGCATTCTTACAAGAACTCTTGCAGTCTGA
- the LOC140036729 gene encoding 5'-methylthioadenosine/S-adenosylhomocysteine nucleosidase-like produces MAPTPQDDRSQGVKEESMASQTATRPISSLLLIIAMQTEALPLVNKFQLTEDADSGFPKGVPWLRYHGNYKDLKINIVCPGKDTALGVDSVGTVSASLVTYASILALQPDLIINAGTAGGFKAKGASIGDVFVASDVAFHDRRIPIPVFDLYGVGLRQAFQTPNLLKELNLKVGKLSTGDSLDMSPQDEASISANDATIKDMEGAAIAYVGDLLKVPAIFIKAVTDITDGDKPTAEEFLQNLAAVTAALDLAVTQIVDYINGKRLSEL; encoded by the exons ATGGCTCCTACTCCTCAAGATGATAGATCACAAGGAGTCAAAGAGGAGTCCATGGCTTCCCAAACAGCGACCCGCCCTATCTCCAGTCTCCTGCTCATCATCG CTATGCAGACAGAGGCGCTGCCGTTGGTGAATAAGTTCCAGCTCACCGAGGACGCTGATTCCGG GTTCCCAAAAGGGGTCCCTTGGTTGCGTTACCATGGCAACTATAAAGATCTGAAGATTAATATTGTCTGTCCTGGAAAAGATACAGCTTTGG GGGTCGACAGTGTGGGCACAGTTTCTGCATCTCTGGTCACATATGCTTCTATTCTAGCTCTGCAACCTGACCTCATCATAAATGCGGGCACTGCAGGTGGGTTTAAG GCAAAAGGTGCTTCCATAGGTGATGTGTTTGTTGCATCAGACGTTGCTTTCCATGATCGAAGAATACCTATTCCT GTATTTGATCTTTATGGAGTTGGTTTGAGACAGGCATTTCAGACTCCTAATCTTTTGAAGGAGCTCAATTTGAAA GTTGGCAAATTGTCGACTGGTGATTCACTGGACATGTCCCCTCAGGATGAAGCATCTATCAGTGCAAATGATGCAACAATCAAAGACATGGAG GGTGCAGCTATTGCCTATGTGGGAGATCTTCTGAAAGTACCTGCAATATTTATCAAAGCAGTGACAGATATTACTGATGGCGACAAACCAACAGCTGAAGAGTTCTTGCAAAATCTGGCGGCAGTTACTGCAGCACTTGATCTAGCAGTCACGCAAATTGTTGATTACATTAATGGGAAGCGCCTTTCAGAACTTTGA
- the LOC113731184 gene encoding uncharacterized protein translates to MAADAGNVYVNMEEESQAAGNRMQPMSTTPVPAQWTADEKKQTAFSLSERLGLDEFLSLNVWRAALGELLGTAVLVFMFDTIVISTLETDVKMPNLILSILLAIIIAILLLAVDPVSGGHINPIVSFSAALIGLISMSRAIIYIIAQCAGGVLGALALKAVVSSNIERTFSLAGCTLTVIAPGPQGPVTKGLEAAQAFWLEAFCSFVFLFASIWILFDRRQRNSIGMIRVFSIIGIVLGLLVFVSTTVTATKGYAGAGMNPARCFGAAVVRGGHLWEGHWIFWAGPAVACLAFYVYTLIIPDDHFHAEGYKHDFFGILRTISGLES, encoded by the exons ATGGCTGCAGATGCTGGAAATGTATACGTTAACATGGAAGAAGAAAGCCAAGCTGCTGGAAATAGAATGCAACCTATGTCTACTACTCCCGT ACCAGCACAGTGGACTGCTGATGAAAAGAAGCAAACAGCTTTCAGCCTGAGTGAAAGGCTAGGCTTGGACGAGTTTCTATCCTTAAAT GTCTGGAGAGCAGCTCTAGGGGAACTTCTTGGCACAGCAGTTTTGGTCTTCATGTTTGACACCATTGTCATATCAACCCTCGAGACCGATGTGAAAATGCCAAACCTGATTTTGTCAATTCTCCTGGCCATTATCATCGCAATTCTTCTACTAGCCGTGGATCCAGTCTCTGGAGGCCACATAAACCCCATCGTCTCATTCTCTGCGGCATTGATCGGTCTTATCTCAATGTCGCGCGCCATAATCTATATCATCGCTCAATGTGCGGGCGGGGTGCTGGGAGCACTAGCACTGAAAGCGGTGGTTAGCAGTAACATCGAAAGAACCTTCTCACTGGCAGGTTGCACCCTTACCGTAATTGCACCAGGACCCCAAGGGCCAGTCACAAAAGGCCTGGAGGCCGCCCAGGCGTTTTGGCTGGAGGCCTTTTGTAGCTTCGTGTTCTTGTTCGCTTCAATCTGGATTTTATTCGACCGTCGTCAGAGAAACTCCATTGGCATGATTCGTGTTTTCTCAATCATCGGAATCGTGCTGGGTCTTCTGGTGTTTGTATCGACGACGGTCACTGCCACTAAGGGTTATGCGGGCGCGGGGATGAACCCTGCCAGGTGTTTTGGTGCAGCAGTTGTTAGAGGAGGCCACCTGTGGGAAGGGCACTGGATATTCTGGGCAGGGCCTGCCGTAGCTTGTCTTGCGTTCTACGTTTACACGCTAATCATTCCTGATGACCATTTTCATGCAGAAGGGTACAAACATGATTTCTTTGGCATCCTAAGGACCATTAGCGGACTGGAAAGTTAA